From Lujinxingia litoralis, one genomic window encodes:
- the dbpA gene encoding ATP-dependent RNA helicase DbpA — protein sequence MGLDAAWLETLDQLGYHQMTAIQAATLPQTLRGADIIGLGSTGTGKTAAFGLALLATITPASPLPGALVICPTRELAGQVADELRRLARALPNTQILTVAGGSPFSSQRRALEHGVDVVVGTPGRLLDHLQRQTLDLSQIKTLVFDEADRLLDMGFLDDVASIAQACPRKRQTLLFSATFPEAIRELSSRFQHQPRQISVLGQAEAPDIEQILIELEHTDRLDALQGALERWRPASSVIFCNQRDTCQTVVARLQAAGYSAEALHGGMEQRDRDATLLRLSNTSLRHLVATNVAARGIDIDALDAVINFELPRELESFTHRVGRTGRAGEKGLAITLVGPKDTKKQRLLADQLAGARHIPAPRPSPAAPPPEPAPMKTIAIKGGRKDKLRAGDIVGALTRDFGIHGDAIGRIHIQDRIAFVALQRELAGDALRAIQNGQIKGRRFRAFMLQ from the coding sequence CTGGGCTTGGACGCCGCCTGGCTCGAAACCCTCGACCAGCTCGGCTACCACCAGATGACCGCTATTCAGGCCGCAACCCTCCCTCAGACCCTGCGCGGCGCCGACATCATCGGCCTGGGCAGCACCGGCACCGGCAAGACCGCTGCCTTTGGTCTGGCCCTCCTGGCCACGATCACCCCGGCCAGCCCCCTCCCCGGTGCCCTCGTCATCTGCCCCACCCGCGAGCTCGCCGGCCAGGTCGCCGACGAACTTCGCCGACTGGCCCGCGCGCTCCCCAACACGCAGATCCTTACGGTGGCCGGCGGCTCTCCATTCTCCAGCCAGCGCCGCGCCCTGGAACACGGCGTTGATGTCGTGGTCGGCACCCCGGGACGCCTCCTCGATCACCTCCAGCGCCAGACCCTCGACCTCTCCCAGATCAAGACCCTGGTCTTCGATGAAGCCGACCGCCTCCTCGATATGGGTTTTCTCGACGACGTCGCCAGCATCGCTCAGGCCTGCCCCCGCAAACGTCAGACCCTGCTCTTCTCCGCCACCTTCCCCGAAGCCATCCGCGAGCTAAGCTCACGCTTTCAACACCAGCCCCGACAGATCTCCGTGCTCGGCCAGGCCGAGGCCCCCGACATCGAACAGATCCTCATCGAGCTCGAACACACCGACCGCCTCGACGCCCTCCAGGGCGCACTGGAACGCTGGCGCCCCGCCTCATCGGTCATCTTCTGCAATCAGCGCGACACCTGCCAGACCGTGGTCGCTCGCCTGCAAGCCGCCGGCTACAGCGCCGAAGCCCTCCACGGTGGCATGGAACAACGCGACCGCGACGCCACGCTCCTGCGCCTGTCCAACACCAGCCTGCGACACCTGGTCGCCACCAACGTCGCCGCCCGGGGCATCGATATCGACGCGCTTGATGCCGTCATCAACTTCGAACTCCCCCGCGAACTCGAGTCCTTTACCCACCGCGTGGGCCGCACCGGCCGCGCCGGCGAAAAAGGCCTGGCCATCACCCTGGTCGGCCCCAAAGACACCAAGAAACAACGCCTGCTTGCTGACCAGCTCGCCGGCGCTCGCCACATCCCCGCTCCCCGGCCCTCACCTGCGGCCCCCCCTCCCGAACCCGCCCCCATGAAAACCATCGCCATCAAAGGCGGCCGCAAAGACAAGCTGCGCGCCGGCGATATCGTCGGCGCTCTCACCCGAGACTTCGGCATCCACGGCGACGCCATCGGACGAATCCACATCCAGGACCGCATCGCCTTTGTCGCCCTCCAACGAGAACTCGCTGGCGACGCCCTCCGCGCGATTCAAAACGGCCAGATCAAGGGCCGGCGCTTCCGCGCATTCATGCTCCAATAA
- a CDS encoding aminotransferase class I/II-fold pyridoxal phosphate-dependent enzyme, which yields MKPEDILKFSLADFTYNDSEAVLSPPGDFDTWIQDPRVGLAMSFFEQPLHKSPRPRTELSGGHLGERRPVINLTSYNYLGLSTHPEVVQAAAQALMHYGVGASGAAMLSGTFDQHVKLSEELAAFKGQDACMLFSSGYGGNLGAIQGLMQKGDVLVIDSKCHRSVVDGATLSGAKMVSFAHNDAASLDETLSRYQGKRRLVVVEGVYSMDGDTADLPALLDVCDAHDVPLYLDEAHSSLVYGESGRGLGEHFGVEDRIGVHFGTLSKAFGGVGGFVCGEESIIRYLKCYAASFQFSCALPPAIVAAMRKSLEVATRDNTLREKLWANVRHFRSNLGAMGLDLGESTSQVIPIIVGSSGQQLIELAMAAQERGLYLQPIDFPAVESHSRRFRISVSAQLTAEDIDEASNIIEDVIAKPLGLVGAA from the coding sequence ATGAAGCCTGAAGATATTTTGAAGTTTAGCCTGGCTGACTTTACCTACAACGACAGCGAGGCGGTGCTCAGCCCCCCCGGGGATTTCGATACCTGGATTCAGGATCCGCGGGTGGGTCTGGCGATGAGCTTCTTTGAGCAGCCGCTGCATAAGAGCCCGCGTCCGCGCACGGAGCTCAGTGGTGGGCACCTGGGGGAGCGTCGTCCGGTGATCAACCTGACGTCGTACAACTATCTGGGGCTCTCGACCCATCCGGAGGTGGTTCAGGCGGCGGCGCAGGCGCTGATGCATTACGGGGTGGGTGCGTCGGGGGCGGCGATGCTCTCGGGGACCTTTGATCAGCACGTGAAGCTCTCGGAGGAGCTGGCGGCGTTTAAGGGGCAGGATGCGTGCATGCTCTTCTCCAGTGGTTACGGGGGTAACCTGGGCGCGATTCAGGGGCTGATGCAGAAGGGCGACGTGCTGGTGATCGACAGCAAGTGCCATCGCAGCGTGGTGGACGGCGCGACGCTCTCGGGTGCGAAGATGGTGAGCTTTGCGCATAACGATGCGGCCTCGCTCGACGAGACGTTGTCCCGCTACCAGGGCAAGCGGCGTCTGGTGGTGGTGGAGGGCGTGTACTCAATGGACGGGGACACCGCGGATCTGCCGGCGTTGCTCGACGTATGCGACGCGCATGATGTGCCGCTGTACCTGGACGAGGCGCACTCCTCGCTGGTGTATGGCGAGAGTGGTCGGGGGCTCGGGGAGCACTTCGGTGTGGAGGATCGTATCGGGGTCCATTTTGGCACACTGAGCAAGGCCTTTGGTGGTGTGGGGGGCTTTGTGTGCGGCGAGGAGTCGATCATTCGCTATTTGAAGTGCTACGCGGCGTCGTTCCAGTTTTCGTGTGCGTTGCCGCCGGCGATTGTGGCCGCGATGCGCAAGAGCCTGGAGGTGGCGACTCGGGACAATACGCTGCGCGAGAAGCTGTGGGCCAACGTGCGCCACTTCCGCAGCAACCTGGGAGCGATGGGGCTGGACCTTGGCGAGTCGACCTCTCAGGTGATTCCGATCATTGTGGGGTCGTCGGGGCAGCAGCTCATTGAGCTGGCGATGGCGGCTCAGGAGCGGGGGCTCTACCTGCAGCCGATCGACTTCCCGGCGGTGGAGTCGCATAGCCGTCGCTTCCGGATTTCGGTGTCGGCGCAGCTCACCGCGGAAGATATTGATGAGGCGTCCAACATCATCGAAGACGTGATCGCCAAACCGCTGGGGCTGGTGGGCGCGGCTTGA
- a CDS encoding cystathionine beta-synthase, with the protein MKAANHILEVIGNTPLVKSHTIARHVKPDIFLKLEYLNPGSSVKDRPALQIIEDAEAAGELRPGGTIVEATSGNTGMGLAMAAAIKGYKCIFVMPDKMSEEKIKTLRAFGARVVVCPTAVEPDDPRSYYSVAIRLAQETPGAFHANQYHNPSNPRAHYLKTGPEIWEQTEGNIDVFVATMGTGGTISGTAKYLKEQNPDIKVVGVDPIGSIYYDYFKTGKMTEAHSYLVEGFGEDIIPSTMDFDWLDDVVRVTDKECFITTRRLVREEGVFAGGSSGGCLAGAVKYAERMDRHANIVTIMCDTAGRYLTKIFDDEWMRENGFLDDDTGVGTVADMLGGSEQTVYTTEKGASVAEVVGLMKTHGISQLPVVDGERIAGIVSESDVLNHLLSDGGKGDDPIDALVKTDFAVVEPTNRVSLIGQFFRQNKVVLVLDGKKLVGIITKIDFIDYVSRQI; encoded by the coding sequence ATGAAAGCCGCAAACCACATCCTGGAAGTCATCGGTAACACGCCGCTGGTCAAGAGCCACACCATCGCCAGACATGTCAAGCCAGACATCTTCCTGAAGCTGGAGTACCTCAACCCGGGCTCCAGCGTGAAGGATCGTCCCGCCCTTCAAATCATCGAAGATGCCGAAGCCGCCGGTGAACTCCGCCCCGGTGGCACCATCGTCGAGGCCACCAGCGGAAACACCGGCATGGGCCTGGCCATGGCCGCCGCCATCAAGGGCTACAAATGCATCTTCGTCATGCCCGACAAGATGAGCGAAGAAAAAATCAAAACCCTGCGTGCCTTCGGCGCCCGCGTCGTCGTCTGCCCCACCGCCGTCGAGCCCGACGACCCCCGCTCCTACTACTCCGTCGCCATCCGGCTGGCACAGGAGACCCCCGGCGCCTTCCACGCCAACCAGTACCACAACCCCTCCAACCCCAGAGCCCATTACCTCAAAACCGGACCCGAAATCTGGGAGCAAACCGAAGGTAACATCGACGTCTTCGTCGCCACCATGGGCACCGGCGGCACCATCAGCGGCACCGCCAAATACCTCAAAGAACAAAACCCCGACATCAAAGTCGTCGGCGTCGACCCCATCGGCTCCATCTACTACGACTACTTCAAAACCGGCAAAATGACCGAGGCCCACTCCTACCTCGTCGAGGGCTTTGGCGAAGATATCATCCCCTCCACCATGGACTTCGACTGGCTCGACGACGTCGTCCGCGTCACCGACAAAGAATGCTTCATCACCACCCGACGACTCGTCCGCGAAGAAGGCGTCTTCGCCGGCGGCTCCTCCGGAGGCTGCCTGGCCGGCGCCGTTAAATACGCCGAGCGCATGGATCGCCACGCCAACATCGTCACCATCATGTGCGACACCGCCGGGCGCTACCTCACCAAAATCTTTGACGATGAGTGGATGCGCGAAAACGGCTTCCTCGACGATGACACCGGCGTGGGCACCGTCGCCGACATGCTCGGCGGCTCCGAGCAAACCGTCTACACCACCGAAAAAGGCGCGTCGGTGGCCGAAGTCGTCGGCCTGATGAAAACCCACGGCATCAGCCAGCTCCCCGTCGTCGACGGCGAGCGCATCGCCGGCATCGTCAGTGAATCCGACGTCCTTAATCACCTCTTGAGCGACGGCGGAAAGGGCGATGACCCCATCGACGCCCTGGTCAAAACCGACTTCGCCGTCGTCGAACCCACCAACCGTGTCAGCCTTATCGGGCAGTTTTTCCGCCAGAATAAGGTTGTCTTGGTCCTCGACGGCAAGAAGCTGGTCGGTATCATCACCAAAATTGATTTTATCGACTACGTTAGCCGTCAGATCTGA
- a CDS encoding sensor histidine kinase gives MSTLVDYFIPQQLSREGFQRRQARVAILAVFALLGWGPIASTLYYFGGSPPAMWAVVAATITSLLTPFLLKWTGSLHLAGNFLILTLYALFVWLSMLFGGLEAPPVTWILLMPLFAMLFLNARSALVWMGVALATWSTLILTQLLDITLPFASTFNPSLQIAHRAVGVIGLSCTVFAVMLLKDHIQRWLVATVEETAAEARAVLQTAPDGILTLDLDGRVLNANDAAGRLFGHTREELKHRSIDELIVSLDATHVRNAPLGNNEEHSALDAHNRVFPAEIAYGSLQSTGRQGVVLILRDITERKEADQALRDARDLAIDANLAKSTFLANMSHELRTPLNAVIGYSEMIMEEIQLMGSEDALSDRERVEAFIPDLRRIRTAGKHLLMLISDILDLSKIEAGKMTTHPETFNTAALLTEICDTARPLAAKNLNTLHADFPDDLGTMHSDPTRVRQILFNLLSNASKFTHEGHIYLRATRCDDNRHIRFEVKDTGIGMDAEQLHRVFDPFTQADTSTTRKFGGTGLGLTITRHFCELLGGDIVMTSAPGEGTQVSVRLALDLTPSPNLATHNLPA, from the coding sequence ATGTCTACCCTGGTCGACTACTTTATTCCGCAGCAGCTCTCCCGAGAGGGCTTCCAGCGCCGCCAGGCCCGCGTGGCCATCCTCGCGGTCTTTGCCCTGCTGGGATGGGGGCCCATCGCCTCCACTCTCTACTACTTTGGCGGCTCCCCCCCCGCCATGTGGGCCGTCGTCGCCGCGACAATCACCTCCCTGCTCACGCCCTTCCTCCTCAAGTGGACCGGCAGCCTCCACCTGGCTGGCAACTTCCTGATCCTCACCCTCTACGCGCTCTTCGTCTGGCTCAGCATGCTCTTCGGCGGCCTGGAAGCGCCCCCGGTGACCTGGATCTTACTGATGCCCCTCTTCGCGATGCTCTTCCTAAACGCGCGAAGCGCACTGGTCTGGATGGGCGTGGCCCTGGCCACCTGGTCCACCCTGATCCTTACCCAGCTCCTCGACATCACCCTGCCCTTTGCCAGCACCTTTAACCCCTCCCTCCAGATCGCCCACCGCGCCGTAGGCGTCATCGGGTTGAGCTGCACCGTCTTCGCGGTCATGCTCCTCAAAGACCACATCCAACGCTGGCTGGTTGCCACCGTCGAAGAAACCGCCGCCGAAGCCCGCGCCGTACTTCAAACCGCCCCCGACGGCATCCTGACCCTGGATCTGGACGGGCGCGTCCTCAACGCAAACGACGCTGCCGGGCGCCTCTTCGGCCACACTCGCGAAGAGCTCAAACACCGCTCCATCGACGAACTCATCGTCTCACTCGACGCCACTCATGTGCGCAACGCCCCCCTCGGAAACAACGAAGAACACAGCGCGCTCGACGCCCACAACCGCGTCTTCCCGGCCGAAATCGCCTACGGCTCCCTTCAGAGCACCGGTCGACAGGGTGTGGTCCTGATCCTGCGCGACATCACCGAACGCAAAGAAGCCGACCAGGCCCTGCGCGACGCCCGAGACCTGGCCATCGACGCCAACCTCGCCAAGAGCACCTTCCTGGCAAACATGAGCCACGAACTTCGCACCCCGCTTAATGCCGTCATCGGTTACTCCGAAATGATCATGGAAGAGATCCAGCTCATGGGTTCCGAAGACGCCCTCTCCGACCGCGAGCGCGTCGAGGCCTTCATCCCTGACCTGCGCCGCATACGTACCGCCGGCAAACACCTGCTCATGCTCATCAGCGACATCCTCGACCTCTCCAAAATCGAGGCCGGCAAAATGACCACTCACCCCGAGACCTTCAACACCGCCGCCCTCCTCACCGAGATCTGCGATACCGCGCGCCCCCTGGCCGCAAAAAACCTCAACACCCTGCACGCTGACTTCCCCGACGACCTCGGCACCATGCATTCCGACCCCACACGGGTGCGACAGATCCTCTTCAACTTGCTGAGCAACGCCTCAAAATTCACCCACGAAGGCCACATCTACCTGCGCGCCACCCGCTGCGACGACAACCGCCACATTCGCTTCGAGGTCAAAGACACCGGCATCGGCATGGACGCCGAACAGCTCCACCGGGTCTTTGACCCCTTCACCCAGGCCGACACCTCCACCACCCGAAAATTCGGCGGCACCGGCCTGGGACTCACCATCACCCGACACTTCTGTGAACTCCTCGGCGGAGACATCGTCATGACCTCCGCCCCCGGTGAAGGCACGCAGGTCAGCGTCCGACTGGCCCTCGACCTCACCCCCTCCCCGAACCTCGCCACCCACAACCTCCCCGCATAA
- a CDS encoding PAS domain S-box protein has translation MSPRPERYWQRRPLSSRGFALMTQPSFFLNVAELLLQFRVRRSEVGDGEEHWLRHRVFEALEELLAVIVGGGAPDVVLVRADDPELATEAVRALRAALKGQPTRIWVYGAREQVLEEAFWRPVYEAGADDVFSWRPELASERLKLRLHALARRLDRRSDVDHAMELVRKTIDVLPHAVFIRDASGRMVFCNDFVSTFVGLSEQELLGTGVSEVVIGPEDFRHQEQGFLAVLQSGVPLAREEEWIRADGESRWFQVTRVRIEGSDGRLYVVGLASDITRVRTLAEQIHERDQVLAQINEHMPAIVFQLERRADRSFEVPYLRVGQLPGFEKLRELSETPERALLRVVSEDLARLEAEDNDRPGDLWRGKFRMIDDEGCVRWMSGHASAKQGPEGLRWYGVLSDITERELMEERLAMADRLASLGTLSSGLAHEINNPLTVVTSNLDVLLRGAGQEVSPELQKEMLASAREGATRIGAVVDRLRGVNWSGGSEAPANDLRAIVDTAVRLVRQERSFKADVRVAAGARLWVDGAAGSLVQALVNVLTNSAEAVEGLSEERQVVEIVLAEEAGGRAVVTVRDRGTGMGEGVRKRAREPFFTTREVGEGSGLGLYSSHAIAEALGGELTLLSQEGVGTTVRIVLPAEGRQEEGGEAVSPERRRSVLVIDDELAIVEVIARLLKQEFDVFLATSAQEALERLDEGERFDAIISDLMMPQMSGMALLEVMQERYPEQALRMGFISGGLYTEEAQGFVEERPERLLIKPFDARQLRALVEGVARQGEGGSEMGGTRRGSAGGA, from the coding sequence ATGAGTCCAAGGCCTGAGCGATACTGGCAGCGTCGGCCCCTGAGTTCGCGGGGGTTTGCCCTGATGACGCAGCCGAGCTTTTTTCTGAACGTCGCCGAGTTGCTGTTGCAATTTCGGGTGCGGCGTTCCGAGGTGGGCGACGGGGAGGAGCATTGGTTACGTCATCGGGTCTTCGAGGCGCTGGAGGAGCTGCTGGCGGTGATCGTGGGGGGTGGGGCGCCGGATGTGGTTTTGGTGCGCGCCGATGATCCGGAGCTGGCCACCGAAGCGGTGCGGGCGTTGCGTGCGGCGCTGAAGGGGCAGCCTACCCGGATCTGGGTGTACGGTGCCCGAGAGCAGGTGCTGGAGGAGGCGTTCTGGCGACCGGTGTATGAGGCCGGAGCCGATGATGTGTTCTCGTGGCGTCCGGAGCTGGCGAGTGAGCGGCTGAAGTTGCGCCTGCACGCGCTGGCCCGTCGGTTGGATCGGCGGTCGGATGTGGATCACGCCATGGAGCTGGTTCGTAAGACGATCGACGTGTTGCCGCATGCGGTGTTTATTCGGGATGCCAGTGGACGGATGGTGTTCTGCAATGATTTTGTCAGCACCTTTGTGGGCCTGAGTGAGCAGGAGTTATTGGGGACGGGCGTGAGCGAGGTGGTGATCGGGCCGGAGGACTTTCGTCACCAGGAGCAGGGGTTTCTGGCGGTGCTGCAAAGTGGCGTGCCCCTGGCCCGGGAGGAAGAGTGGATCCGAGCGGACGGGGAATCGCGCTGGTTTCAGGTGACCCGGGTGCGCATCGAAGGGAGCGATGGGCGCCTTTATGTGGTGGGGCTGGCCAGTGACATCACCCGGGTGCGCACGCTGGCCGAGCAGATCCATGAGCGCGATCAGGTGCTGGCCCAGATCAACGAGCATATGCCAGCGATCGTGTTTCAGCTGGAGCGCCGGGCGGATCGCTCGTTTGAAGTGCCCTATCTAAGGGTGGGGCAGTTGCCGGGGTTTGAGAAGCTGCGCGAGCTCAGTGAGACACCGGAGCGGGCCCTGTTGCGGGTGGTGTCCGAAGACCTGGCCAGGTTGGAGGCGGAGGATAACGACCGCCCGGGGGATCTGTGGCGAGGGAAGTTCCGGATGATCGATGACGAGGGATGCGTGCGGTGGATGTCGGGGCATGCCAGCGCGAAGCAGGGGCCTGAGGGGCTGCGCTGGTACGGGGTGCTCAGCGATATCACGGAGCGGGAGCTGATGGAGGAGCGGCTGGCGATGGCCGATCGTCTGGCGTCGCTGGGGACGCTCTCCAGTGGTCTGGCCCACGAGATCAATAATCCGCTGACGGTGGTGACGAGCAACCTGGACGTTTTGTTGCGTGGAGCGGGTCAGGAGGTCAGTCCGGAGTTGCAGAAGGAGATGCTTGCGTCGGCTCGGGAGGGCGCGACGCGGATTGGGGCGGTGGTGGATCGCCTGCGTGGGGTGAACTGGTCGGGAGGGAGCGAGGCCCCGGCGAATGATCTTCGGGCGATCGTGGACACGGCGGTGCGCTTGGTGCGTCAGGAGCGTTCGTTCAAGGCGGATGTTCGGGTCGCGGCGGGGGCGCGGTTGTGGGTGGATGGCGCTGCGGGAAGTCTGGTGCAGGCTCTGGTGAACGTATTGACCAACAGCGCCGAGGCGGTGGAGGGGCTCAGTGAAGAGCGTCAGGTGGTGGAGATCGTGTTGGCCGAGGAGGCAGGTGGGCGTGCGGTGGTGACGGTGCGCGACCGGGGAACCGGGATGGGGGAGGGGGTGCGAAAGCGGGCACGCGAGCCCTTTTTCACCACGCGTGAAGTCGGGGAGGGGAGCGGTCTGGGGCTCTATTCAAGCCACGCTATTGCGGAAGCGCTGGGGGGCGAGCTCACGCTGTTAAGTCAGGAGGGGGTTGGTACTACAGTGCGCATCGTGCTTCCGGCGGAGGGGCGGCAGGAAGAGGGGGGAGAGGCGGTGTCGCCGGAGCGTCGTCGGTCGGTGCTGGTGATTGATGATGAGCTGGCGATTGTGGAGGTGATCGCGCGGTTGCTCAAACAGGAGTTTGACGTCTTTTTGGCGACGAGCGCGCAGGAGGCCCTGGAGCGTCTGGACGAAGGAGAGCGATTTGACGCGATCATCAGCGATTTGATGATGCCGCAGATGAGCGGGATGGCGCTTCTGGAGGTGATGCAGGAGCGTTATCCGGAGCAGGCGTTGCGGATGGGCTTTATCAGCGGGGGGCTCTATACCGAGGAGGCGCAGGGCTTTGTGGAGGAGCGCCCCGAGCGTCTGCTGATCAAGCCTTTTGACGCGCGGCAGTTGCGGGCGTTGGTCGAAGGGGTGGCGCGTCAGGGGGAGGGGGGCAGCGAGATGGGAGGGACGCGGAGGGGGTCAGCTGGCGGTGCTTAA
- a CDS encoding symmetrical bis(5'-nucleosyl)-tetraphosphatase, whose product MVSDSPDEARSEEMSTIVVGDVHGCLEELEAVLQRADFCRWRDRVVFVGDLVNGGPDSLGVIRFVKGLGESAEVVLGNHDLHMLAVYYAGRERRGKDTFGDVLEAEDVGELMAWMRQRPLVVREGTNLVVHAGLWPGWSAAQAEGVAREVELALRGPDYRELFEAMYGNEPRRWRDELEGWERLRVAINIMTRMRVLEADGRLEFDYKSTYEAIGEGQHAWFDVEPARWAIDGPEPGGVRVICGHWSALGYMKTPRVLALDTGCVWGRALSAVRLDDGHLFQVERGGPVG is encoded by the coding sequence ATGGTGAGCGATTCTCCCGACGAAGCGCGGAGCGAAGAGATGTCGACGATTGTGGTGGGAGACGTGCATGGCTGCCTGGAAGAGTTGGAGGCGGTGCTGCAGCGCGCGGATTTTTGTCGGTGGCGAGATCGTGTGGTGTTTGTGGGCGATCTGGTAAACGGGGGGCCGGATTCTCTGGGGGTGATTCGATTTGTGAAGGGGCTGGGGGAGTCGGCCGAGGTGGTGCTGGGGAACCACGACCTGCATATGCTGGCGGTGTACTACGCGGGGCGGGAGCGGCGAGGCAAAGATACGTTTGGGGATGTGCTGGAAGCGGAGGATGTGGGGGAGTTGATGGCGTGGATGCGGCAGCGACCGCTGGTGGTGCGAGAGGGCACGAATCTGGTGGTGCATGCCGGGTTATGGCCGGGGTGGAGCGCAGCGCAGGCCGAGGGGGTGGCCCGGGAGGTGGAGCTGGCGTTGCGGGGGCCGGATTACCGGGAGCTCTTTGAGGCGATGTATGGCAATGAGCCGCGGCGATGGCGCGATGAGCTTGAAGGGTGGGAGCGGCTGCGAGTGGCGATCAACATCATGACGCGGATGCGGGTTCTGGAGGCCGATGGGCGCCTGGAGTTCGACTATAAGTCGACTTATGAGGCGATCGGTGAGGGGCAGCACGCCTGGTTTGATGTGGAGCCGGCGCGGTGGGCGATCGATGGGCCGGAGCCCGGTGGCGTGCGGGTGATCTGCGGCCACTGGTCGGCGCTGGGGTATATGAAGACGCCGCGCGTGCTGGCGCTGGACACCGGGTGTGTGTGGGGTCGTGCGCTGAGCGCGGTGCGCCTGGACGACGGGCACCTTTTTCAGGTGGAGCGCGGCGGGCCGGTTGGCTGA
- a CDS encoding serpin family protein, with product MFRTLPRHLLSAALTLSLAACATQADEYPNTNPEPQGPGDVVRSDLSRIIAPEVDASVQEQLAADNRDFAFNLFGQLREEGEPDENIFVSPHSISIALAMTYGGAEEATKAQMAEALRFTLPDEALHPAFNYLDQELASRATYEPAEEQGGEPLVLQVINQTWGQQGFHFESDFLDLLALHYGADMRVVDFVTAAEDIRQEINEWVETQTEERIQDLLPSGVLSSDTRMVLVNAIYFYGSWLQAFDESQTNDAAFTLLDGSEVQVPMMKQQAEFGYYEDDTTVAASLPYVGEEASMIVWMPADAEADFGAWEEGMTRESFDVIAQGVRGSQEVEVTLPRFESEGDYALVETLKALGMEDAFDFCAADFGGMTGADPCIQGESLYISEILHKSFVSVDEKGTEAAAATAVIMDTETSVPAEPASVRFDRPFYYAVYDQGTGTLLFMGRMLDPS from the coding sequence ATGTTTCGAACTCTTCCCCGCCATCTTTTGAGCGCAGCGTTGACCCTGAGCCTGGCGGCCTGCGCGACGCAGGCCGACGAGTATCCCAATACCAATCCGGAGCCTCAGGGGCCTGGGGATGTGGTGCGCAGCGATCTCAGCCGGATCATCGCACCCGAGGTCGATGCTTCGGTTCAAGAGCAGCTCGCTGCCGACAACCGGGACTTCGCGTTCAACCTCTTCGGGCAGTTGCGCGAGGAGGGGGAGCCCGATGAAAACATCTTTGTGTCGCCGCACTCGATTTCGATCGCGCTGGCGATGACCTACGGGGGGGCCGAGGAGGCGACCAAGGCGCAGATGGCTGAGGCGTTGCGCTTCACGCTCCCGGATGAGGCGTTGCACCCGGCGTTCAATTATCTGGATCAGGAGTTGGCCAGCCGCGCGACGTATGAGCCGGCGGAGGAGCAGGGTGGAGAGCCGCTGGTGCTCCAGGTGATTAACCAGACCTGGGGGCAGCAGGGGTTTCACTTTGAGTCGGACTTTCTGGACCTGCTGGCGTTGCACTACGGCGCGGATATGCGGGTGGTCGACTTTGTGACGGCAGCCGAAGACATTCGTCAGGAGATCAACGAGTGGGTGGAGACGCAGACCGAGGAGCGCATTCAGGATCTGCTGCCGTCCGGGGTGCTCAGCAGCGATACGCGGATGGTGTTGGTCAACGCGATCTACTTTTATGGCAGCTGGCTCCAGGCGTTTGACGAGTCGCAGACCAACGATGCGGCGTTTACGCTGCTCGACGGCAGCGAGGTGCAGGTGCCGATGATGAAGCAGCAGGCCGAGTTCGGGTATTATGAGGATGACACGACGGTGGCGGCGTCGCTTCCCTATGTGGGGGAAGAAGCGTCGATGATCGTGTGGATGCCTGCTGATGCCGAGGCGGACTTTGGGGCATGGGAGGAAGGGATGACCCGGGAGTCGTTCGATGTGATCGCGCAGGGGGTTCGGGGATCGCAGGAGGTCGAGGTGACGTTGCCCCGCTTTGAGAGCGAGGGGGACTACGCGTTGGTCGAGACGTTGAAGGCGCTGGGGATGGAAGATGCGTTCGACTTCTGCGCGGCGGACTTCGGAGGCATGACCGGTGCGGATCCCTGCATTCAGGGAGAGTCGCTCTACATCTCGGAGATCTTGCATAAGAGTTTTGTGAGCGTGGATGAGAAGGGGACCGAAGCGGCTGCGGCGACGGCGGTGATCATGGATACCGAAACCTCGGTGCCCGCGGAGCCGGCGAGCGTGCGCTTTGATCGTCCCTTCTATTACGCGGTGTATGACCAGGGAACCGGTACGCTGCTCTTTATGGGACGCATGCTCGACCCGAGCTGA
- a CDS encoding 3-hydroxyacyl-ACP dehydratase FabZ family protein has product MGEETFDLSSGGVEKVLRRLRRKPLLDAAAWPTGVAGVGSGERGAVEGLLPHRGSMLLVDELVGVDLERRLAVGRRLITEEHVGLDGHFPGDPVLPGVLLVEMMGQVGLCLYGLMLRAELPGEAAALQVRATKVLGAHFVREVRPGQRVDLVVQATRFDTMLGECVAQALVEGQVVGAMAGEVTVF; this is encoded by the coding sequence ATGGGAGAAGAGACCTTTGATTTGAGTTCCGGGGGCGTGGAGAAGGTGCTGCGTCGCCTGCGGCGCAAGCCCTTGTTGGATGCGGCTGCCTGGCCGACAGGCGTGGCCGGCGTCGGGTCTGGGGAGCGGGGGGCAGTGGAGGGGCTCTTGCCTCACCGGGGCTCGATGCTTCTGGTCGATGAGCTGGTGGGGGTGGATCTGGAGCGACGTCTGGCGGTGGGACGTCGTCTGATTACCGAGGAGCACGTGGGGCTCGACGGGCATTTCCCCGGTGATCCGGTGCTGCCCGGGGTGCTTCTGGTGGAGATGATGGGGCAGGTGGGGCTGTGTCTCTACGGGCTGATGCTGCGCGCGGAGCTCCCCGGGGAGGCCGCGGCGCTGCAGGTGCGGGCCACCAAGGTGCTGGGCGCGCACTTTGTGAGAGAGGTGCGTCCCGGTCAGCGGGTCGATCTGGTGGTGCAGGCGACTCGCTTCGATACGATGCTTGGGGAGTGTGTGGCGCAGGCGCTGGTGGAGGGGCAGGTGGTCGGGGCGATGGCCGGGGAAGTCACGGTGTTTTGA